In Poecile atricapillus isolate bPoeAtr1 chromosome 1, bPoeAtr1.hap1, whole genome shotgun sequence, the sequence ccctccagacccttccccatccccgtgttcctcCTTTGGACACTTTCCAACAGCTTCTGATCTTTTCTGGAgccccccagagctgtccccagcactggaggtgaggctgccccagcccagagcgGGACAGTCCCTCCCCTCTGGCCGCTGCTGGTggccccggtgtccccacacagggatgtccctcctggctccagggcaCGGCTGCCTCAGCTCCCCTGGCCAtgagccaggacccccaggaccttcccttcagctggggctgcccctggatccctggcagtgcccaaggccaggctggacattgggagctcctgggacagtgggaggtgtccctgccatggcagggctggcactgggtgggctCTGAGGTCCCTCCAGCCCAACCCTTCTGCGACTCCGATTGTGCGAACAAGGCAGGGGATCAGCCGGTGTTTCCGCAGCTGTGCCTCACGGCGGAGCGGGCCCGGAGCAggcacagaaaaggaaataaaggcaGGGGGAGAACAGGGCGGCCATGGCGGCACCGAGCGGGGTCTGAGGCGAGGGGCGGGGTTTGCTGGCTGGGGGCGGGGCTTGTGGTCATTGTGGGCGTGGCCAGCGGCTGTGGGGCGTGGTCTCATCACGTGTGGGTGTGGTCAGTGTGAAAGGGGCGTGGCCATCCCGGCCCGGCTCCGCCGCCATTTTCCgcccggcggcggcgcgggcggcagCGCCGGGGATCGCTGGGGATCGCTGGGGTGGATGGCGCCGCTAAGGAACGCTGAGCAGCGATGGGGAACCGGAGCGGAGCCCGTGGAGATTCCCCGCCGCGAGGTACGGCTGGAAGGTGGCGGTGTGTGCGGTGTCGTGTcccccctgctgcccctgggccCTGCGGTGACAATGGAGCGGGTCCCTGAGGCGGAGCCCGGGTCAGGGCCGCCGCTCCAGCTGCGCTCCCTCCCGGGGGTTGCCTGAAGGCTCCGCGGCTGCCGGGAGCGCTTTGCTGCCGCCGTGTGGGGCCCAGGCCCGTGTGGCGCCCCCTGAACTGCGCATGGAGCCCCAAAAAGCCGCCGGGTTTGCTTTTGGCAGCGTCCCGCTCGCTGAATTGACCCCCGCGTTAGCCGGGGAGCTGCCTGGGGGTGGCTTTGGTGCGGGGATCGCATCGAGGCCTGGTGTTTGTGAGGCTCTCGTGGCTCAGGCGCGGTTCGCTGCGGCCCCCGCCCAGGCTGGAGCATCCCCGAGGCTCCCGTGTGCCCCACTCGGATCCCTCCATGGGcagatcccaaaatcccaggggctggaaaagccctcccagcccatggagtcccagctgtgcccgatgcccaccttgtccccagggcagagccctgagtgccacgtccagcccttccttgggcacctccagggatgggcactgcaaagctccctgggcagcccctgccaaggcctgagctccctttccatgggcaaattcctgctgctgtccaccctgagcctcccctggcccagcctgaggccgtgTCCTCCCCAGCACTGTGGCAGCCCATGGAATAAAGGGCTGCTGATAATGGCCTTGGGTTATTGTGGTTAAATGATTTCCATATCCTTAGAAGCGGCTTATCCAGAGTTTCCCAGCAGTCGAGGGTGGGAATAACGCTACAGCCACAATGTGGTTCCCTGGCTCGGGTGGGTTCAGGGGAAGGGGATTGTACAGAGCTCCGGGGCCATCAGAGGAtggtgccaggctctgctcagtggtggcagtgccaggaacTAAAACACaacaattccagcccagcctgaggaAGAGCTTCCTTCCAtggaggggcagagccctggagcagctgcccggggaggggctggagtctccctctctggagccaccccaaacccccctgggcaCGTTCCAgtgtccctgctccaggtgaccctgcctggcCTGGGTGACATCCAGAGGTCCCTGTGCAGGCTTAGAACGCTCCTCTGCAGACTTCCCTGCTGTCAGtctctctgcctctctcagTTAATCCCATAAGCtgatttctgtaaataaatagGCCCTCAGCTTGTTTCAGAGAATTGGGGGTGTTTTCCGATGAACTGAGGTAAAGCTTTTCTGAAATATGATCCACTGACTTTCAAAACCTCAAAggtgcttttgttttgttttgttttttcctgattgGAAGGAAATGtaaccccatccagcctgaacCTGAGAGCCACTGGGATCAtcatcccagggctggagccctctggagccaggctgggagagctggggatgctcagctggagaggagaagctccagggagagctcagagccccttgcagggcctgaaggggctccaggagagctggagagggactggggccaagggctgcaggaattgccaggagccagggaatggcttgagAGTAGGATttgatgggatcttgggcaggaattgttccctggcagggtgggcaggggctgggatggaattgccagagcagctggggctgcccctggatccctggcagtgcccaaggccaggctggacattgggagctcctgggacagtgggaggtgtccctgccatggcagggctgggaatgggtgggatttgaggtctTTCCAGCCCAAGGCAGTGCTGTAGATTCCATGAAGTGCAGCTGGGGATGCTGTGCAAGTGTCACCCTGAGTTCAGGAGCTCCAGGAAGCTGCCAGGGGATCTCCTGTGGGTACAGCCAGGGCTTGGGGGGCTGCACTCACTGGTGTTTCCATGgcttctctgctgcagctctgaagaggatgaggaaggacaGCTCTGCAGAGTTCTGACAGAAATGGTTTTTCCCTGGAATCTCCCTGGCACTGAAAGATCTGCAGGATAAATCCAGCTTGAGGCAGCTGTGGAAGCCTGGAGATGAACACATTTTATCACTTTTTCTCAAACATTCTGAGGTGCTGAACAAATAAGCTGGCTTTGAATATGCACCGTGTAGGAGACTCCGTTGTGATCACATGGAGCCACGTGTGATTCCCACTGGGATTGTTGTTATCCCTGACAGCGTGGGCAGCAAGGATCCGAGGTGCACAATCCCTCTGGGCGTGGAGTGCTTTGAACAGGGCCTGGGATTAACTGCAAGGCTTGACAGGGAAAAGAAGTCATTTGCCAAGTGAATGCAGCATTCCCAAGGCTTTCTCCTGAAGGGAACATTTTGAGCAAGCTGGAAAATCCCAGCCTGAAGGTGCAAGTGCTCTTTGAACTGACTTCTGCTTGAATAAATTAATAGAATGAGGGGAACGTTGCTTTAGGCTGTGGAATTATCAATTGGCCAGGTCCAAGTTCCCAAGATTTCTCCAGTGACCTTTACAGTTCTGCCAGAactctgggcacagggagaTTGACTTCTCAGACACGGGGTTTTAAttcacctggttttaacaggtGTCTTCTATCCCAGGTTAATATATGAATATACAGGATTAAGCTTGAGCAGAGTGTGCTCTGGCCTGATTTTAAACTGGTTGTTTTGTAGAGAAAATAATTCCAGttgtatttgaaaataatgttaaattaaaaagcagttaatttttattaaacctGAAGGGGAGgttctttaaaaatagatatacCTTTGCCCAGCTAACTCAACACCAGGTCCTGTGGGTATTAATATTGTGGGGATATTAAATGGAGTAAAAAATAGTGAAGAGAAGGATTCTTTTAATAGATCTTATGCATTAAAAAATTCTAACATAAACTTCATAACTcctttataattatttttttctaagctGCCTATTGATCTGTTCCCTTTCTGGAAACCTTTCTTACAACAGTGAGATGAGTTTATTTCAAACAGAGCCAAGCAAAGTTTGTTTTCATTGTGTTAATGAAGTTGGAGTGAATGGCATTGAATTTTCAGATACTATCTTAATGCAAAGCTAATATAAAAAATCGTACCATGgtttctgttttatttgaaatggTAAAAGCCCTTTCCATGTGGAGAAAGGAAAGTGCTCTTGCCATAAAATGGACAAAATTGCAATAAAATAAGGATCAgtgccccctccctcccccagtAACTCTTTCAGTACCACTGTCCTCCCTCAGGCAATGGAGAGGGTAAAATAACTGTACAGAAAGCTTGGTTTAGTTAAAAGGGATTTACTAAGGTAATTTATTGTGATAATTTAGTAAAATGTGCAtgtttttcatgtatttgtaggaacagaagcaaaatgtttctttcagtAGCAGAGGGGTTTCTCTGCTGATCTCCATGGGAGCCCTGATGGATGTGCCAGTGCCTTTCTGTCAGCTTGGTAAGTTCCAGAGCCTTGGGTTagagaggagcagggctgggggctcatTAATGCCTTCATAATCCTGCTGAGTTAATGAAGTGAGGGAGCATTACTGTGGAGCTCTCCTGGGGTAATTCCCAGAGTAAGGATCTCTTGGCTTACCCCTGCACCCTCTGTTCTGTGCATAAACCTTGAGCAGGGGCTGgaccaggctgggagagctgggggtgctcccCTGGacaggagaagctccagggagagctcagagccccttgcagggcctgaaggggctccaggagatctggagagggactggggccaagggctgcaggaattgccaggagccagggaatggcttcagagtAGGATttgatgggatcttgggcaggaattgttccctggcagggtgggcaggggctgggatggaattgccagagcagctggggctgtccctggatccctggcagtgcccaaggccaggctggacattgggagcagctgggacagtgggaggtgtccctgccatggcagggctgggaatgggtgggctctgaggtcccttccaatccaggccattccatgattttgcCTCCCTGTGTGTCCCAGAACTCTCAGTTCCATGtgagggtttttcttttttattctgattttttccagCACTCCTCAGTTTCTGGATTAGCAGGTGAAACAAGCAGAGTTTGGCTGAGCTGTACTTGTTGTGAGGAGGGGATTTGTTAGGATCCTTTAATTCTGTAAAAATGGCAAGATCATCATCCCAGAACCTCAGACTGGattgggttgggagggacctttgtccccacccagagccacccctgcctggcagggacacctcccactgtcccaggtgctcccaatgtccagcctggcctgggacactgccaggggtggTAGAAACTGCAGTGAGGCTGAAGAAGATTCCCATGCAGTTTCCAGACCATCTGTATTTCCTCAGGCTGAGTTTTCCCAGTTACTTGTTCTCTtggctgtgtctcctctgtAAGAGTGTAACACAAACAGTTCAGCTTCCTTTGCTAAACTTGTTTGTTGAAACaaagttcagaggtggtttgaACTCAAGCTAAAAGGAATTTGGCTAGAGAAGAGGCattgaaaaatcaaataatgCTCACTGGAATGCACCAACAACTCAGCAGACACAAATTATTACAAATCTGAGTTTGTGTTCAGATAATAATAACTGTTAAAACATTGCTTTATATATCCCCAatgcatgttttattttctgaatggGTGATCTCCTGCCTTGTAAGAAATCCACTGTTCTACATTTAACTGCAGTTAAAGCCATTTATTTGTGGATCTCCGTAAAGATTGTTTAAATTTTCTGATTCAAGGTCCAGATTTCTCTTTTCACAGTCGTGCTGACTGTGGCACATCTTGTTAGCACAACAGGTCAAGGCAAAAGAGAGTTCTAGGGAAGATAAGGGAGGAACTTTCCAAATggatttaatgtaaaaaaaccTGAGAAGAAATGTGTTTGGAATTAAAGTAGTGACTGTTTTTGCCAACTGAGTGTGGGAGTCAGCATCTCCTGAGTCAGAGGCATGACCACAAAATGCCTTTCAACAAGAACAGGAAGTTTCCCCTTGCTACACTCAAAGCAGAAGGGAGGCTAAaaagtcttgagaaaaaaaataaattagaggaGTTAGAACAAAAACTTCAAGTATTTTGGAGCACTGTGTTGAAAAGATGGGAATAATGAGAAGCTGGGTTGGTCAATTAAAAGACTCCTGGATGCAGTGGGGTCCAGGGTGGATCACAGTGTCCTagggaggtttttttccctgggatgtAGGAACCTCTGGAATTACAGgattgcccagggaagctgtggctgcccctgggtccctggaggtgtccaaggccaggttggagcagcctgggacagtggaaggtgtccctgccatggcaggggtggaattgGATGTTCTTtggggtcctttccaacccaaaccattctgggatctATGAGGATGAGTCAAGCAACAATGGAATATTTTCCCAGATCAGTTCTAAAAGTCTTGGCATGGCTTGAAAAATACCTTTGAAAAGGTGTTTGAATACCTTATTCAGTAAGGTACAGTCAGAGTCCTCCAAGACATGATTTGATGAGACCATCTTGGGTGCTTTTGCTGACACTGAGTCTTGAACCTCACGTGGAGGGAGCAGAGATCTAAGAACCAGCTCCTCAGAGCTCCAGGCCCATGGACACTTCTCCCAGGCTctggagaaggagggaaagTCCTAAGAAGATGTGAAAGAAAGTAACAGTTCCACCAGGGAATGCTTAGTGTGAACCCAATTGTTGCACATGAGTATTTGCAATAAGAATCAGATCCTGTGGATACACCAGTGCATTAATACAGAGTTTCAATTTCCAGTGTACCTCACCTTTCTGTCTACAGCTGTTTGCAGCCAGGATGGTAAGAGTTTTATtatctttaaaatgctttacCTAACACATTTCATAACTTGCACATACTCATCAGTCATCATTTTGGAACTTCATGCTTGTTGGAGAAAGAACTTGTAGAAATGTAATCCATGTGCACAGTGCTTTGCATTGCTCTGTCTGTTGTGCTGAGTTCTCACCTGTGGCTGCTTTTTGGGGGCAAATCCTGAGCTGATCtaaaatggatttatttattaGACTTGTTGCAAGTCTGacttgtttgttgggtttttttgtggggtttttttttgtgcttgtttattttggtttggtttgtttgttatttttattctttcctttctagaaaaaataaaactccagATGGACTCCCACAATTTCCAGCACATTTTGTCCTGGCAGGAAAAAGAtgacccagctgtgccagcatcCTACAACGTGCTGTACAAAGACCGCAGGCAAGTCACACAAAATGAGGcacaaattttacttttaacGTTTATTGACCCAAAGAggagggagctttgcagtgcccatccctggaggtgcccaaggaagggctggacgtggcactcagggctctgccctggggacaaggtgggcattgggcacagctgggactccatgggctgggagagcttttccagcccctgggattttgggatcctcTGAAAATACTAAGGCtgagggtttttatttttcttagtttttctgGGTTTCTTTCCCTCAGAAATGCTCTCCTCACACTCCCATGCCTTCTCATATCAGAGAATTGAGGCTCTTGCTCTTTTCTGCAGGTGGCAGACCTGGTTGAGTGCTCGGCAGTGTTCAGGTATTGCCCAGCTCTCCTGTGAGCTGACAGAGGATTTCAATGACACATCTGCGGTGTATTTTTACTATGTTCAGAGCGTTGGAGGAGCTCAGGTGCCCAGTTCTTATGTGCATAAGTTTGAGCCATTCACTCAGAGTAAGTTCCCtctctgcatttcttctttttgtagTTTTTATTAGCAGCTCATGCCTCTGTTATGTTCTGCTCCCTTTGCTGTAAGCCTCCACTGGGTTGGTGGCTATTTGTATCTGGTATTTCATAGATCTATTACAAAGCTTCAAGCATATAGATAAGTTTCTGAAATGAGTAGTTCTGATAAAGGAGTAAGGCTCTGgttttgaaataaatacatatatatatatgtaataaatACAAAGGAAATACAGTTGTGCATTgacaaatgccaagtaaaaaTCTCTTGGCTGTGTAAGatagataatttaaaaaacaacattGTTTTTGTGTGTTCAAGTAGTGAATGCTGAGTTAAAAAATGCCAGGTCTGCACCAGGTGTGGGGAAAAGATTGATTGTTTGTCCATCAGTCTGCCCTCTTCCCTGCTGAAGATATTTGTCTTTAATGCCAGAGGTGGCTTCACCCTTGGCTTTGCTTAAAATTGAGTTTTGAGCTAACAGAGGCAGAAATTGAGGAACAGCTGGAGAGCTGTGGAGGATAAACTGATCATGTCTCCTTTGAAGtcagcagaggcagctgctgtgtCCACTTCCAGAGTGAGAAATGAGGGAACATTGGagggaatggggaaaatgggcAGAAGGAGAACTGAAGGGCTGGAGAACATCCCTGAGGAGGAGCCCTGCAGTCCCACAGCAGCTGGTTTAATAGAAAGCACAGGACTAGGGGGAGAggctttaagctgaaggagggcagggctggatgggatctggggcaggaattgttccctggcagggtgggcaggggctgggatggaattgccagagcagctggggctgcccctggatccctggcagtgcccaaggccaggctggacattgggagcagctgggacagtgggaggtgtccctgccatggctgggctttaaggtccctccctACCCAAACCATTACAGGATTCTATTCTTGCACTTCAACATCAGCTTTAATCTCAGGTAGATACAAATCTCTTTGAAGCTAAAGCAAAGCCTCTGTCCCCTTTCTGCTTCTTCCACCCCTTTCCCTTTAAAATGTGTCTCTGGGGGAAGTGATGATTTGGCTGTGGATGTTGAATGTTGCAATGCCTCGTGGATTTACAGCGGTGACCCCTCTGGAATGTGCTGAGCCAGCTCAGTATGCATCAGAAATTGAATTGGTACTGGATGAAGTGTGTCTTTTTTCCAtcagtttttcctctttcttgttTTCCAACAGCAATTCTGGGACCTCCAGAAGTGAGTATCACTTCCTGTCCAGGCTGCATCAATGTCACCATAAAGCTGCCAACCTCTCACTACAGGGACAAGGGAAAGCTGCTGTCTTTAATTGATATCTATAAAGAGCTGTATTAtgatatcaccctgaaatcacTGGAAGGAGAGCATAAGGTAGGGAAATTTGGGGCTCAGTTGTGCTTTAAGGGAGGAACACAGAGGGCATAAAATGGCTCTGATGGTTAACAGCTTCCCAAAAACAAATATGTGAatagaagcaaaagaaaacatagAAATTGATTTCTTAGAAGAAAAGAAGGACCATGGCCAACAGAATCTGAGCTTCCTTCCACTGCAGGGGGACAGTCTGGGAGAGTGAGCAGGGGCTCTTTTGAGCCAGTGAGTGACttcaaaatgttgtttttcacTGCAGAGGCCACGGCAGAACACCACTGAAGAAGTGTTTAGTACTGTCATTGAAGAATTGTATCCTGGCAGGAATTACTGTGTGTCCGTGGTGGTCACTGCCTCCCTGAACAAACATTCCATCCCCTCCCCCTGGAAATGTGCCACTGCAGACTCACAGCCTCAACAAGGTAACGGAGCTGTGGGCAGGGGGTTGGTCTGAGAGTGCCATGTTTGCTTTTGGTGTAGGGACATTTACAGCTCAGTCCTAAAAAATGAGTGATCACAGAAATCATGGATTATCCTGAGTGGGAATGAacccccagggatcccccagtgcccccctgccctgcccagaccccccaataagcccagcctgggcatccctggatgctcctggagctctggcagcctcggggccgtgcccattccctggggagcctgggcagtgccagcagcctctggggaaagaagagcCTTGCCCTAAAAGCCAACCTAAATCCCTGCTGGGCCAGCTGCAGccgctccctgctgctgtccctgtggcaggagcagagcccagagcttCAGTGGCAGAGAGAAACATTCCAAGAGAACCCATCGTGGGTATTTAGGAGTGGAATATAAAACCCCATCGACTTTGGGGCAGCAAATCTCTTGGCAATCCCCTGAGCCATCTCCACCAACTGTGCATAAAGATGGAGTCACTTCTGTTTTAGAAGCTAATTTGAGATTTGGTCTTGTTTTGACTTTGACTTTCACAGGTCCCTTCTAACCAAAATTAATGGTGATTCCTAATAGCTGTTGTGACTGtgagctctgcagtgtggtCATGGGACACTTCCTCCATGTgtgtttatttgattttttttcactccagGGTATCATGAAATTGCAGTGGCAGGTGCTGTCTGTTTTTCACTGGTAATTGCTGCAGTCCTGAAGTGTGTGCATGCAGCAGGTTTCATTGACCCGAAGATATCCCTTCCTCAGAGCTTGGTATGTAACAGCTCACATCTGCCCTCTCTGGCTGGCAGGAGGGAGTTTAACAGCTGCAGTCTCCAGTCCTGTGCTTTAGGTACAAGTTATGTCAGAGCACAGAATATTTGCATTTGTGGTTTTCCTCAGTCAAAGGATCTCTAGCCTGCTAAGTTTTATCTTATCTTCagaaaaaatcttcaaaatccACTTCTTCCTGCTTCTGTGACAAGTTACTAACAGAGAGGATCATCTCACCCTGCTCAGGGGAATATCCAGGAATATTCCACCCAGTTCTGGTCCCCACAGGGCACAAAAGGtgtgggctggagcagggccagggggTGAGCAGGGGGCTGGAGAACCTGCCCTGTGAGGAGAGAGTGCAGGAGAAGTTGTTCCACtgttttataataataaaataatctcTCTCAGACTTTTCTCTGTGATCAAGTGTTTTAGCACCTGAGGAAGCCAATGCAGAGGCagctaattttttattttcatagacTGAACTGCCCCTAAATTTCAAGCAAAAATAACAAGATTTCTTGTTTCTATCAATTGCTTGCTTGGTTTATATTTTACAGTCTCTGACTTTTTACATTTAattctgtaggatttttctgcataaatattttccattttctacaaACTTACCCAGAGCAGATGGCTGTCACTTTTTGCTAAGACTTTTGCCTCATGTTTCTGTCCTTTGCTGTGTCATCACTTTCACATCCCAACAATTGCTGAACGCTTTAAAAAGGAGTGTCtaaggtttatttatttttttatcgTCACCATGATTCTTTAAATATTGAATAATCCTCTGAATTGCAGAGGGAAGGTGGGGCTTGGGATGTTAAAATGGTGAAAATTGCTTCAAATGATAATTTCTAAAGGAAGTGAAAATTGCTCAG encodes:
- the IFNAR2 gene encoding interferon alpha/beta receptor 2 isoform X2; this encodes MGALMDVPVPFCQLEKIKLQMDSHNFQHILSWQEKDDPAVPASYNVLYKDRRWQTWLSARQCSGIAQLSCELTEDFNDTSAVYFYYVQSVGGAQVPSSYVHKFEPFTQTILGPPEVSITSCPGCINVTIKLPTSHYRDKGKLLSLIDIYKELYYDITLKSLEGEHKRPRQNTTEEVFSTVIEELYPGRNYCVSVVVTASLNKHSIPSPWKCATADSQPQQGYHEIAVAGAVCFSLVIAAVLKCVHAAGFIDPKISLPQSLECIRQLAYSAWVYEPEDTASVEIIPKEVKSKARACRGSASDDSDSSDSDSSAPCDHNYTRREGLGRGSVPRGWLTPSTLGQYSVSSSEHSSSQAGDSAAAEPHESQEQQGHPGGEGDMRSEFLSPFSESQGNSECFTISLQTVQLGSLEQDGHSSAAPPAQEDEGDWHCAHDLQAKLLEDTGSVEDAPCSNDFHEWQDSSSSEESNPSDSDTEHGTGYMRR
- the IFNAR2 gene encoding interferon alpha/beta receptor 2 isoform X1, producing MGALMDVPVPFCQLVYLTFLSTAVCSQDEKIKLQMDSHNFQHILSWQEKDDPAVPASYNVLYKDRRWQTWLSARQCSGIAQLSCELTEDFNDTSAVYFYYVQSVGGAQVPSSYVHKFEPFTQTILGPPEVSITSCPGCINVTIKLPTSHYRDKGKLLSLIDIYKELYYDITLKSLEGEHKRPRQNTTEEVFSTVIEELYPGRNYCVSVVVTASLNKHSIPSPWKCATADSQPQQGYHEIAVAGAVCFSLVIAAVLKCVHAAGFIDPKISLPQSLECIRQLAYSAWVYEPEDTASVEIIPKEVKSKARACRGSASDDSDSSDSDSSAPCDHNYTRREGLGRGSVPRGWLTPSTLGQYSVSSSEHSSSQAGDSAAAEPHESQEQQGHPGGEGDMRSEFLSPFSESQGNSECFTISLQTVQLGSLEQDGHSSAAPPAQEDEGDWHCAHDLQAKLLEDTGSVEDAPCSNDFHEWQDSSSSEESNPSDSDTEHGTGYMRR